A region from the Hippoglossus hippoglossus isolate fHipHip1 chromosome 16, fHipHip1.pri, whole genome shotgun sequence genome encodes:
- the khdc4 gene encoding KH homology domain-containing protein 4 isoform X3 → MSFCGTHNGGRRSKWDQPGPGPGPGGMGEAEAAPTGALDAAAAVAAKINAMLVAKGKLKPSQIGPPGPPEKIMGVGKPPVQTKAKDDLVVAEVEINDVPITCRNLLTRGQTQDEISKVSGAAVSTRGRFMTSEEKGKALPGDRPLYLHVQGQTRELVDRAVNRIKEIITNGVVKAATASSSSSSFTPSSVTVYHQHNPPPPSLPPISHHKPHFQSGMHYVQDKVFVGLEHAIHGFVVKERVEGPGCSYLQHIQAETGAKVFLRGKGSGCLEPASGREAFEPMYIYIRSGHPKPEGLAAAKTLCENLLQTVHAEYSRFLNQMSTMMPTQQGFAQPPVVNGMPPQPPYYPPAGFQPVYPMPVPPPQPQPVPPPYTVPLPIPPAAPTGVPPQYALPPGPVPAPSPAPAPAPASVQSMMPQTLPPAPYPPSAAAPPKGPPSAVPTNPPQRRRFTEEVPDERDSGLLGYQVQASQWAALRLQDSHHRVPLDRRVRGTVGN, encoded by the exons ATGTCATTTTGTGGAACTCATAACGGCGG GCGCCGCAGCAAATGGGACCAGCCCGGTCCCGGTCCCGGCCCCGGAGGGATGGGGGAGGCTGAGGCGGCACCCACCGGGGCTCTGGATGCTGCCGCCGCCGTGGCTGCCAAGATTAATGCCATGTTGGTGGCCAAGGGCAAACTCAAGCCCTCGCAGATTGGACCCCCAGGACCTCCGGAGAAG ATTATGGGTGTTGGGAAGCCTCCAGTGCAAACGAAAGCCAAAGATGACCTGGTCGTAGCCGAGGTGGAGATCAACGACGTCCCGATCACCTGTCGGAATCTCCTGACGCGTGGACAAACCCAGGATGAG ATCAGTAAAGTAAGCGGCGCTGCGGTTTCAACCAGAGGGCGTTTCATGACGTCAGAGGAGAAAGGCAAAGCTCTACCAGG AGATCGACCTCTGTATCTCCATGTTCAAGGACAGACGAGAGAACTTGTGGACA GGGCAGTTAATAGAATCAAGGAAATAATCACCAATGGTGTGGTCAAGGCTGCAACTgcctcatcatcttcttcatccttcacccCAAGTTCGGTCACAGTTTACCACCAGCATAACCCGCCTCCACCCTCGCTGCCTCCCATTTCCCACCACAAACCACACTTTCAGTCGGGG atgcATTATGTTCAAGATAAAGTCTTTGTGGGACTGGAGCACGCTATCCACGGGTTTGTGGTCAAAGAGCGAGTCGAGGGCCCCGGCTGTTCGTACCTGCAGCACATTCAGGCCGAGACTGGGGCCAAAGTCTTCCTCAGAGGAAAGGGGTCAGGTTGTTTGGAGCCTGCCTCTGGACGAGAGGCCTTTGAACCCATGTACATCTACATCAGGTCAGG TCATCCTAAACCAGAAGGACTCGCAGCAGCCAAAACCTTGTGTGAGAACCTTCTTCAGACT GTCCATGCAGAATATTCTCGCTTCCTCAATCAAATGAGTACAATGATGCCAACACAACAAG gctTTGCTCAGCCTCCAGTGGTGAATGGGATGCCTCCTCAGCCTCCTTACTACCCCCCTGCTGGATTCCAACCAGTCTACCCCATGCCTGTACCCCCACCTCAGCCCCAACCTGTCCCTCCACCTTACACTGTCCCCCTTCCCATACCTCCTGCAGCACCCACAGGTGTGCCTCCCCAATATGCACTCCCACCCGGCCCTGTTCCAGCCCCCAgccctgctccagctcctgccCCTGCTTCCGTTCAAAGCATGATGCCGCAG ACTCTTCCTCCTGCACCATATCCTCCGTCTGCTGCAGCGCCACCCAAAGGTCCACCTTCTGCTGTCCCCACCAACCCACCACAGAGAAGACGCTTCACAGAGGAGGTACCAGACGAGAGGGACAGCGGCCTGCTGGGATACCAG GTGCAGGCTTCCCAGTGGGCAGCCCTGAGACTGCAGGACTCCCACCACCGAGTTCCTCTGGACCGCCGAGTGAGAGGGACAG TAGGCAACTAA
- the LOC117776429 gene encoding NADH dehydrogenase [ubiquinone] flavoprotein 1, mitochondrial-like isoform X2, with protein MYSTVSLHGSSYRSATAVSKGAINLCFYSSTAQTQPKKATFGSLSDQDRIFTNLYGRHDWRLKGAAKRGDWYKTKEIMLKGPDWILNEVKISGLRGRGGAGFPTGMKWSFMNKPSDGRPKYLVVNADEGEPGTCKDREIMRHDPHKLIEGCLLAGRAMGAHAAYIYIRGEFYNESSNLQVAINEAYKAGLIGKNACGSGFDFDVFVMRGAGAYICGEETALIESLEGKQGKPRLKPPFPADIGVFGCPTTVSNVETVAVAPAICRRGGAWFASFGRERNSGTKLFNISGHVNTPCTVEEEMSVPLRELIERHGGGVRGGWDNLLGVIPGGSSTPIIPRHVCDDVLMDFDDLVRAETALGTAAIIVLDKSTDVIRAIARLVEFYKHESCGQCTPCREGVDWMDQMMWRFVRGEAAVSEIDMIWELSKQIEGHTICALGDGAAWPVQGLIRHFRPIMENRIGQYNKKNPPREPAIEMM; from the exons ATGTATAGTACTGTATCATTGCATGGCAGTTCTTATAGATCGGCCACCGCTGTGTCTAAAGGGGCCATTAACTTGTGTTT CTACAGCAGCACAGCACAAACTCAG CCAAAAAAGGCCACGTTTGGCTCTCTGAGCGACCAGGACCGGATATTCACCAACTTATACGGCCGGCATGACTGGAG ACTGAAGGGAGCAGCAAAAAGAGGAGACTGGTACAAGACGAAGGAGATCATGCTGAAGGGACCAGACTGGATACTGAACGAGGTGAAAATCTCAGGGCTGCggggcagggggggggcagGCTTCCCCACTGGAATGAAGTGGAGCTTCATGAACAAACCCAGCGACGGCAG GCCCAAGTATTTGGTTGTGAATGCTGACGAGGGTGAGCCCGGGACCTGTAAAGACCGTGAGATCATGCGTCACGACCCCCACAAGCTGATAGAGGGCTGCCTGCTGGCTGGAAGAGCCATGGGAGCCCACGCTGCATACATCTACATCAGAGGAGAGTTTTACAATGAGTCATCAAATCTACAG GTGGCTATTAATGAGGCATACAAAGCAGGGCTGATAGGGAAGAACGCCTGCGGCTCTGGGTTTGACTTTGACGTGTTTGTGATGCGAGGAGCCGGCGCCTACATCTGCGGCGAGGAGACGGCCCTCATCGAGTCTCTTGAGGGCAAACAAGGGAAACCCCGACTGAAGCCACCGTTCCCTGCAGATATAG GGGTGTTTGGATGCCCGACGACTGTTTCCAACGTGGAGACGGTTGCTGTGGCGCCCGCGATCTGTCGTCGAGGAGGAGCCTGGTTTGCCAGCTTTGGGAGGGAGAGGAACTCTGGGACCAAGCTGTTCAACATCTCCGGTCACGTGAACACGCCGTGcacggtggaggaggagatgtctGTTCCTCTGAGGGAGCTGATAGAGAGACACggag GAGGAGTGAGGGGCGGCTGGGACAATCTATTAGGAGTGATCCCAGGGGGGTCCTccactcccatcatccctcgGCATGTGTGCGATGATGTTTTGATGGATTTCGATGACCTGGTCCGCGCAGAGACGGCTCTGGGAACTGCAGCCATTATAGTCCTGGATAAATCG ACTGATGTGATTAGAGCCATTGCACGTTTGGTGGAGTTCTACAAACACGAGAGCTGTGGCCAGTGCACCCCCTGCAGAGAGG GTGTGGACTGGATGGATCAGATGATGTGGAGGTTTGTGCGAGGAGAAGCAGCCGTTTCAGAGATCGACATGATCTGGGAGCTGAGCAAGCAGATCGAGGGACACACCATCTGTGCCCTCGGGGACGGAGCCGCTTGGCCTGTGCAG GGCCTAATCCGCCATTTCCGGCCAATCATGGAGAATCGCATTGGTCAGTATAACAAGAAAAACCCTCCAAGAGAGCCGGCGATTGAGATGATGTGA
- the LOC117776429 gene encoding NADH dehydrogenase [ubiquinone] flavoprotein 1, mitochondrial-like isoform X1, with protein sequence MLPRRTLWNAVTRQITPRLSYSSTAQTQVKPKKATFGSLSDQDRIFTNLYGRHDWRLKGAAKRGDWYKTKEIMLKGPDWILNEVKISGLRGRGGAGFPTGMKWSFMNKPSDGRPKYLVVNADEGEPGTCKDREIMRHDPHKLIEGCLLAGRAMGAHAAYIYIRGEFYNESSNLQVAINEAYKAGLIGKNACGSGFDFDVFVMRGAGAYICGEETALIESLEGKQGKPRLKPPFPADIGVFGCPTTVSNVETVAVAPAICRRGGAWFASFGRERNSGTKLFNISGHVNTPCTVEEEMSVPLRELIERHGGGVRGGWDNLLGVIPGGSSTPIIPRHVCDDVLMDFDDLVRAETALGTAAIIVLDKSTDVIRAIARLVEFYKHESCGQCTPCREGVDWMDQMMWRFVRGEAAVSEIDMIWELSKQIEGHTICALGDGAAWPVQGLIRHFRPIMENRIGQYNKKNPPREPAIEMM encoded by the exons ATGCTGCCGCGACGGACGCTGTGGAACGCGGTGACGCGTCAGATCACTCCGCGGCTGAGCTACAGCAGCACAGCACAAACTCAG GTGAAGCCAAAAAAGGCCACGTTTGGCTCTCTGAGCGACCAGGACCGGATATTCACCAACTTATACGGCCGGCATGACTGGAG ACTGAAGGGAGCAGCAAAAAGAGGAGACTGGTACAAGACGAAGGAGATCATGCTGAAGGGACCAGACTGGATACTGAACGAGGTGAAAATCTCAGGGCTGCggggcagggggggggcagGCTTCCCCACTGGAATGAAGTGGAGCTTCATGAACAAACCCAGCGACGGCAG GCCCAAGTATTTGGTTGTGAATGCTGACGAGGGTGAGCCCGGGACCTGTAAAGACCGTGAGATCATGCGTCACGACCCCCACAAGCTGATAGAGGGCTGCCTGCTGGCTGGAAGAGCCATGGGAGCCCACGCTGCATACATCTACATCAGAGGAGAGTTTTACAATGAGTCATCAAATCTACAG GTGGCTATTAATGAGGCATACAAAGCAGGGCTGATAGGGAAGAACGCCTGCGGCTCTGGGTTTGACTTTGACGTGTTTGTGATGCGAGGAGCCGGCGCCTACATCTGCGGCGAGGAGACGGCCCTCATCGAGTCTCTTGAGGGCAAACAAGGGAAACCCCGACTGAAGCCACCGTTCCCTGCAGATATAG GGGTGTTTGGATGCCCGACGACTGTTTCCAACGTGGAGACGGTTGCTGTGGCGCCCGCGATCTGTCGTCGAGGAGGAGCCTGGTTTGCCAGCTTTGGGAGGGAGAGGAACTCTGGGACCAAGCTGTTCAACATCTCCGGTCACGTGAACACGCCGTGcacggtggaggaggagatgtctGTTCCTCTGAGGGAGCTGATAGAGAGACACggag GAGGAGTGAGGGGCGGCTGGGACAATCTATTAGGAGTGATCCCAGGGGGGTCCTccactcccatcatccctcgGCATGTGTGCGATGATGTTTTGATGGATTTCGATGACCTGGTCCGCGCAGAGACGGCTCTGGGAACTGCAGCCATTATAGTCCTGGATAAATCG ACTGATGTGATTAGAGCCATTGCACGTTTGGTGGAGTTCTACAAACACGAGAGCTGTGGCCAGTGCACCCCCTGCAGAGAGG GTGTGGACTGGATGGATCAGATGATGTGGAGGTTTGTGCGAGGAGAAGCAGCCGTTTCAGAGATCGACATGATCTGGGAGCTGAGCAAGCAGATCGAGGGACACACCATCTGTGCCCTCGGGGACGGAGCCGCTTGGCCTGTGCAG GGCCTAATCCGCCATTTCCGGCCAATCATGGAGAATCGCATTGGTCAGTATAACAAGAAAAACCCTCCAAGAGAGCCGGCGATTGAGATGATGTGA
- the khdc4 gene encoding KH homology domain-containing protein 4 isoform X2 — MSFCGTHNGGRRSKWDQPGPGPGPGGMGEAEAAPTGALDAAAAVAAKINAMLVAKGKLKPSQIGPPGPPEKIMGVGKPPVQTKAKDDLVVAEVEINDVPITCRNLLTRGQTQDEISKVSGAAVSTRGRFMTSEEKGKALPGDRPLYLHVQGQTRELVDRAVNRIKEIITNGVVKAATASSSSSSFTPSSVTVYHQHNPPPPSLPPISHHKPHFQSGMHYVQDKVFVGLEHAIHGFVVKERVEGPGCSYLQHIQAETGAKVFLRGKGSGCLEPASGREAFEPMYIYISHPKPEGLAAAKTLCENLLQTVHAEYSRFLNQMSTMMPTQQGFAQPPVVNGMPPQPPYYPPAGFQPVYPMPVPPPQPQPVPPPYTVPLPIPPAAPTGVPPQYALPPGPVPAPSPAPAPAPASVQSMMPQTLPPAPYPPSAAAPPKGPPSAVPTNPPQRRRFTEEVPDERDSGLLGYQHGPIHMTNLGAGFPVGSPETAGLPPPSSSGPPSERDSRQLMPPPLLPVNGVRPKMEERRLPQGPMEPAVKRLKTGLVAYTGDSSDEEEDHGTSKASGPGNPGAVPPTSISSGWTQGYRCPPPPPPRAKTQPQQQSMPFWMAP; from the exons ATGTCATTTTGTGGAACTCATAACGGCGG GCGCCGCAGCAAATGGGACCAGCCCGGTCCCGGTCCCGGCCCCGGAGGGATGGGGGAGGCTGAGGCGGCACCCACCGGGGCTCTGGATGCTGCCGCCGCCGTGGCTGCCAAGATTAATGCCATGTTGGTGGCCAAGGGCAAACTCAAGCCCTCGCAGATTGGACCCCCAGGACCTCCGGAGAAG ATTATGGGTGTTGGGAAGCCTCCAGTGCAAACGAAAGCCAAAGATGACCTGGTCGTAGCCGAGGTGGAGATCAACGACGTCCCGATCACCTGTCGGAATCTCCTGACGCGTGGACAAACCCAGGATGAG ATCAGTAAAGTAAGCGGCGCTGCGGTTTCAACCAGAGGGCGTTTCATGACGTCAGAGGAGAAAGGCAAAGCTCTACCAGG AGATCGACCTCTGTATCTCCATGTTCAAGGACAGACGAGAGAACTTGTGGACA GGGCAGTTAATAGAATCAAGGAAATAATCACCAATGGTGTGGTCAAGGCTGCAACTgcctcatcatcttcttcatccttcacccCAAGTTCGGTCACAGTTTACCACCAGCATAACCCGCCTCCACCCTCGCTGCCTCCCATTTCCCACCACAAACCACACTTTCAGTCGGGG atgcATTATGTTCAAGATAAAGTCTTTGTGGGACTGGAGCACGCTATCCACGGGTTTGTGGTCAAAGAGCGAGTCGAGGGCCCCGGCTGTTCGTACCTGCAGCACATTCAGGCCGAGACTGGGGCCAAAGTCTTCCTCAGAGGAAAGGGGTCAGGTTGTTTGGAGCCTGCCTCTGGACGAGAGGCCTTTGAACCCATGTACATCTACATCAG TCATCCTAAACCAGAAGGACTCGCAGCAGCCAAAACCTTGTGTGAGAACCTTCTTCAGACT GTCCATGCAGAATATTCTCGCTTCCTCAATCAAATGAGTACAATGATGCCAACACAACAAG gctTTGCTCAGCCTCCAGTGGTGAATGGGATGCCTCCTCAGCCTCCTTACTACCCCCCTGCTGGATTCCAACCAGTCTACCCCATGCCTGTACCCCCACCTCAGCCCCAACCTGTCCCTCCACCTTACACTGTCCCCCTTCCCATACCTCCTGCAGCACCCACAGGTGTGCCTCCCCAATATGCACTCCCACCCGGCCCTGTTCCAGCCCCCAgccctgctccagctcctgccCCTGCTTCCGTTCAAAGCATGATGCCGCAG ACTCTTCCTCCTGCACCATATCCTCCGTCTGCTGCAGCGCCACCCAAAGGTCCACCTTCTGCTGTCCCCACCAACCCACCACAGAGAAGACGCTTCACAGAGGAGGTACCAGACGAGAGGGACAGCGGCCTGCTGGGATACCAG CATGGACCCATTCATATGACTAATTTAGGTGCAGGCTTCCCAGTGGGCAGCCCTGAGACTGCAGGACTCCCACCACCGAGTTCCTCTGGACCGCCGAGTGAGAGGGACAG TAGGCAACTAATGCCTCCACCACTTTTGCCTGTGAATGGAGTGAGAcccaagatggaggagagaaggcTGCCCCAAGGCCCCATGG AGCCCGCagtgaaaagattaaaaactgGTTTGGTAGCGTACACTGGGGATTCatctgatgaagaggaagaccaCGGCACCTCTAAAGCCTCAGGGCCAGGTAACCCTGGGGCAGTTCCCCCGACCTCCATCTCCTCAGGCTGGACACAGGGCTATCGCTGccctcccccaccaccccctCGTGCTAAAacacagccacagcagcagtcGATGCCTTTCTGGATGGCCCCGTAA
- the khdc4 gene encoding KH homology domain-containing protein 4 isoform X1, producing the protein MSFCGTHNGGRRSKWDQPGPGPGPGGMGEAEAAPTGALDAAAAVAAKINAMLVAKGKLKPSQIGPPGPPEKIMGVGKPPVQTKAKDDLVVAEVEINDVPITCRNLLTRGQTQDEISKVSGAAVSTRGRFMTSEEKGKALPGDRPLYLHVQGQTRELVDRAVNRIKEIITNGVVKAATASSSSSSFTPSSVTVYHQHNPPPPSLPPISHHKPHFQSGMHYVQDKVFVGLEHAIHGFVVKERVEGPGCSYLQHIQAETGAKVFLRGKGSGCLEPASGREAFEPMYIYIRSGHPKPEGLAAAKTLCENLLQTVHAEYSRFLNQMSTMMPTQQGFAQPPVVNGMPPQPPYYPPAGFQPVYPMPVPPPQPQPVPPPYTVPLPIPPAAPTGVPPQYALPPGPVPAPSPAPAPAPASVQSMMPQTLPPAPYPPSAAAPPKGPPSAVPTNPPQRRRFTEEVPDERDSGLLGYQHGPIHMTNLGAGFPVGSPETAGLPPPSSSGPPSERDSRQLMPPPLLPVNGVRPKMEERRLPQGPMEPAVKRLKTGLVAYTGDSSDEEEDHGTSKASGPGNPGAVPPTSISSGWTQGYRCPPPPPPRAKTQPQQQSMPFWMAP; encoded by the exons ATGTCATTTTGTGGAACTCATAACGGCGG GCGCCGCAGCAAATGGGACCAGCCCGGTCCCGGTCCCGGCCCCGGAGGGATGGGGGAGGCTGAGGCGGCACCCACCGGGGCTCTGGATGCTGCCGCCGCCGTGGCTGCCAAGATTAATGCCATGTTGGTGGCCAAGGGCAAACTCAAGCCCTCGCAGATTGGACCCCCAGGACCTCCGGAGAAG ATTATGGGTGTTGGGAAGCCTCCAGTGCAAACGAAAGCCAAAGATGACCTGGTCGTAGCCGAGGTGGAGATCAACGACGTCCCGATCACCTGTCGGAATCTCCTGACGCGTGGACAAACCCAGGATGAG ATCAGTAAAGTAAGCGGCGCTGCGGTTTCAACCAGAGGGCGTTTCATGACGTCAGAGGAGAAAGGCAAAGCTCTACCAGG AGATCGACCTCTGTATCTCCATGTTCAAGGACAGACGAGAGAACTTGTGGACA GGGCAGTTAATAGAATCAAGGAAATAATCACCAATGGTGTGGTCAAGGCTGCAACTgcctcatcatcttcttcatccttcacccCAAGTTCGGTCACAGTTTACCACCAGCATAACCCGCCTCCACCCTCGCTGCCTCCCATTTCCCACCACAAACCACACTTTCAGTCGGGG atgcATTATGTTCAAGATAAAGTCTTTGTGGGACTGGAGCACGCTATCCACGGGTTTGTGGTCAAAGAGCGAGTCGAGGGCCCCGGCTGTTCGTACCTGCAGCACATTCAGGCCGAGACTGGGGCCAAAGTCTTCCTCAGAGGAAAGGGGTCAGGTTGTTTGGAGCCTGCCTCTGGACGAGAGGCCTTTGAACCCATGTACATCTACATCAGGTCAGG TCATCCTAAACCAGAAGGACTCGCAGCAGCCAAAACCTTGTGTGAGAACCTTCTTCAGACT GTCCATGCAGAATATTCTCGCTTCCTCAATCAAATGAGTACAATGATGCCAACACAACAAG gctTTGCTCAGCCTCCAGTGGTGAATGGGATGCCTCCTCAGCCTCCTTACTACCCCCCTGCTGGATTCCAACCAGTCTACCCCATGCCTGTACCCCCACCTCAGCCCCAACCTGTCCCTCCACCTTACACTGTCCCCCTTCCCATACCTCCTGCAGCACCCACAGGTGTGCCTCCCCAATATGCACTCCCACCCGGCCCTGTTCCAGCCCCCAgccctgctccagctcctgccCCTGCTTCCGTTCAAAGCATGATGCCGCAG ACTCTTCCTCCTGCACCATATCCTCCGTCTGCTGCAGCGCCACCCAAAGGTCCACCTTCTGCTGTCCCCACCAACCCACCACAGAGAAGACGCTTCACAGAGGAGGTACCAGACGAGAGGGACAGCGGCCTGCTGGGATACCAG CATGGACCCATTCATATGACTAATTTAGGTGCAGGCTTCCCAGTGGGCAGCCCTGAGACTGCAGGACTCCCACCACCGAGTTCCTCTGGACCGCCGAGTGAGAGGGACAG TAGGCAACTAATGCCTCCACCACTTTTGCCTGTGAATGGAGTGAGAcccaagatggaggagagaaggcTGCCCCAAGGCCCCATGG AGCCCGCagtgaaaagattaaaaactgGTTTGGTAGCGTACACTGGGGATTCatctgatgaagaggaagaccaCGGCACCTCTAAAGCCTCAGGGCCAGGTAACCCTGGGGCAGTTCCCCCGACCTCCATCTCCTCAGGCTGGACACAGGGCTATCGCTGccctcccccaccaccccctCGTGCTAAAacacagccacagcagcagtcGATGCCTTTCTGGATGGCCCCGTAA